The following proteins are co-located in the Triticum aestivum cultivar Chinese Spring chromosome 1A, IWGSC CS RefSeq v2.1, whole genome shotgun sequence genome:
- the LOC123133119 gene encoding uncharacterized protein, translated as MATAWVRSLSCRSYGVADAVVAPSPSKKAQPLLPASCGAAADVRDSVASARQAWKPQKPPRERRRDGQERQQESARPRPKKKPKQTAAAFMPSPGTAPAPASSAFLTMAELPAGHSSRQVVELIFSSGWDLAGAAAAAPEVEAMFRVHSGARAVARFEEARAAARAHGAAARCGADGNEMMRFQCRPAAGAGVGGVFGAGVATCQLGPSGSAVRTFACSGTAHARAAPSPGAVRRAMLVCRVIAGRVRPAQGDDPQALRHRSSHYDSVDMGDGELVVLDSRAVLPCFLIIYKV; from the coding sequence ATGGCGACGGCATGGGTGCGGTCCCTCAGCTGCAGGTCCTACGGCGTGGCGGACGccgtcgtcgcgccgtccccgaGCAAGAAGGCCCAGCCGCTCCTCCCTGCGTCGTGCGGCGCCGCGGCGGACGTCAGGGACTCGGTGGCGTCCGCGCGGCAGGCGTGGAAGCCGCAGAAGCCGCCCCGGGAGCGGCGGAGGGACGGGCAGGAGAGGCAGCAGGAGTCGGCGAGGCCTCGGCCCAAGAAGAAGCCCAAGCAGACGGCGGCCGCGTTCATGCCGTCGCCCGggaccgcgcccgcgcccgcgagCTCGGCGTTCCTGACCATGGCGGAGCTGCCGGCGGGCCACTCGTCGCGGCAGGTGGTGGAGCTCATCTTCTCGTCCGGCTGGGACctggccggcgccgccgcggcgGCTCCGGAGGTGGAGGCGATGTTCCGCGTGCACAGCGGCGCGCGGGCTGTGGCACGGTTCGAGGAGGCcagggcggcggcgcgcgcgcacggcgcCGCGGCCCGGTGCGGCGCCGACGGCAACGAGATGATGCGCTTCCAGTGCCGCCCGGCCGCGGGCGCGGGCGTGGGCGGCGTCTTCGGTGCTGGCGTCGCCACCTGCCAGCTCGGCCCGTCCGGCTCCGCGGTGCGCACCTTCGCCTGCAGCGGCACCGCGCACGCCAGAGCCGCGCCGTCGCCCGGCGCGGTTCGCAGGGCCATGCTGGTGTGCCGCGTCATCGCCGGGCGCGTCCGGCCGGCGCAGGGCGACGACCCGCAGGCGCTCCGGCACCGCTCCTCGCACTACGACTCCGTGGACATGGGCGACGGCGAGCTCGTCGTGCTGGACAGCCGTGCCGTGCTCCCCTGCTTCCTCATCATCTACAAGGTCTAG